The following proteins come from a genomic window of Pyxidicoccus sp. MSG2:
- a CDS encoding YncE family protein — translation MRAHLLTAALLLVSCDTTPEPRPPPSTRLVYPSGLAFWHPDGGPSTNGYLYVASANFDKCYDSGAVSALDLDALGLRPFGAPFTRSVEEDRATLLVDLGVGASANVQIDSFAGEMALWLPPGRSPRLFVPTRAEGSFLHAVDVGADGLSLTCVQGGSGRDCRDGALSLLDVPGATAGIPSAPGPVGVTVERTNPDSRVWVTHSEIVGPEESGREAEFQSYLVDLPAADPNRDALGVGNFSPLGTNGRLSGAANSAALGGRYVYVSGRNSSSTQLGALAARFILRLVDRNSTDRVLESDVELVYSVREARGVAVVQRPSVANPTVLDPNRERVYLLARGPDTLLVMDVENALQDLPTLHVVTAVPLPEGSSEVEVIPRTVGRGNIVAVTGSGDEAVALFDEEVGQLVAQVLVGEQDPSQPAQPFGLAADVRGNSARLFASTFGDGRVAVIDIPDLDRPQDARMVARIGPRQLRDPRQGTSVCQETSP, via the coding sequence ATGCGCGCCCATCTCCTCACCGCCGCGCTGCTGCTCGTGTCGTGCGATACCACGCCCGAGCCGCGGCCTCCGCCGTCCACCCGCCTCGTCTACCCGAGTGGCCTCGCCTTCTGGCATCCCGACGGAGGCCCGTCCACCAACGGGTACCTCTACGTGGCGAGCGCCAACTTCGACAAGTGCTACGACTCCGGCGCGGTGTCCGCGCTGGACCTGGATGCGCTGGGGCTCCGCCCGTTCGGCGCGCCCTTCACCCGCTCGGTCGAAGAGGACCGCGCGACGCTCCTCGTGGACCTGGGCGTCGGCGCGTCGGCGAACGTGCAGATCGACAGCTTCGCGGGCGAGATGGCCCTCTGGCTCCCGCCCGGCCGCAGCCCGCGCCTGTTCGTCCCGACCCGCGCCGAGGGCAGCTTCCTGCACGCCGTCGACGTGGGGGCGGACGGCCTCAGCCTGACGTGCGTACAGGGCGGCAGCGGACGCGACTGCCGCGACGGCGCGCTGTCGCTCCTCGACGTGCCGGGCGCCACGGCCGGAATCCCGTCGGCGCCGGGCCCGGTGGGCGTCACCGTGGAGCGCACCAACCCGGACTCCCGCGTCTGGGTGACCCACTCGGAGATTGTGGGGCCGGAGGAGTCGGGCCGGGAGGCCGAGTTCCAGTCGTACCTGGTCGACCTCCCCGCGGCGGACCCCAACCGGGACGCACTGGGCGTGGGCAACTTCTCGCCGCTGGGCACCAACGGCCGGCTGTCCGGCGCCGCGAACTCCGCGGCCCTCGGCGGCCGGTACGTGTACGTCTCCGGACGCAACTCCTCGTCCACCCAGCTCGGGGCGCTGGCCGCGCGCTTCATCCTGCGGCTGGTGGACCGGAACTCGACGGACCGCGTGCTGGAGAGCGACGTGGAGCTGGTCTACTCCGTGCGCGAGGCGCGCGGTGTCGCCGTCGTGCAGCGCCCCTCCGTGGCGAACCCCACGGTGCTGGACCCGAACCGCGAGCGCGTCTACCTGCTGGCGCGCGGGCCGGACACCCTGCTGGTGATGGACGTGGAGAACGCGCTCCAGGACCTCCCGACGCTTCACGTCGTCACCGCGGTGCCCCTCCCCGAGGGCTCCTCCGAGGTGGAGGTCATTCCCCGTACCGTGGGCCGCGGCAACATCGTCGCGGTGACGGGCAGTGGTGACGAGGCCGTCGCCCTCTTCGACGAAGAGGTGGGCCAGCTCGTCGCCCAGGTGCTGGTGGGAGAGCAGGACCCGAGCCAGCCCGCCCAGCCCTTCGGCCTGGCGGCGGACGTGCGCGGCAACTCGGCGCGCCTCTTCGCGAGCACCTTCGGCGACGGCCGCGTCGCCGTCATCGACATTCCCGACCTCGACCGGCCGCAGGACGCACGGATGGTGGCGCGGATCGGCCCGCGCCAGCTGCGCGACCCGCGCCAGGGCACCAGCGTGTGCCAGGAGACCTCCCCTTGA
- the glyS gene encoding glycine--tRNA ligase subunit beta, which yields MARDLLLEVGAEEIPASFIGPALEDLQRVLTERMAEARLKHGEVRVFGTPRRLAVWVKGVADAGEDIVKEVLGPSAKAAFDAQGNPTKAAEKFAESLKLSVDKLGRATTPKGEYLSARVEEKGRPAADILQEALHTAVHSINFKKSMRWGDVDQSFARPVQWLVALLGGDVLPVIFGDVKSGRTTYGHRFLSGGPIELKAPADYEGALEKAHVVADVAKRRAQLVEKLGAAAKKAGGQLLEDASLVDQVTNLVEQPNPVVGSFEARHLDLPPEVLVQEMKSHQRYFSLVDAGGKLLPKFIAVSNTPVRDEQLSLRGYQRVLASRLADGRFFFDEDRKTPLQDRVEKLGRVVWQNQLGTYLEKVERFRSLGMWLAQNTGRAGESATIERAATLAKADLVTGMVGEFPELQGVMGREYARASGEPEAVAQAIYEHYLPRGAEDALPTQDAGALIGIADRLDSLTGIFAIGKAPSGAADPFALRRACIAIIRLVLGRGYRFSLAAAVDEALRLLAPKLTNVKRKAGEPAPREQVLEFFRGRLKALWADQYRTDVVEAVLAAGFDDLVAAQKRLEALSLIVGRADFQPLAVAFKRVANIVEKQGKDVKGGQINPQKLVDEPERHLHTAFTQARNTVTGLVQADDFAGALREITGLKPAVDTFFDKVMVMAEDKELRENRIRLLTEIGALFNQVADFSKIQAEASAAA from the coding sequence GTGGCGCGTGACCTGCTGCTGGAAGTGGGCGCCGAGGAGATTCCGGCGTCGTTCATCGGTCCGGCGTTGGAGGACCTCCAGCGGGTGCTCACCGAGCGCATGGCCGAGGCCCGGCTGAAGCACGGCGAGGTCCGCGTCTTCGGCACCCCGCGGCGCCTGGCGGTGTGGGTGAAGGGTGTGGCGGACGCGGGCGAGGACATCGTGAAGGAGGTGCTGGGGCCCAGCGCCAAGGCGGCCTTCGACGCGCAGGGCAACCCCACCAAGGCGGCGGAGAAGTTCGCCGAGAGCCTCAAGCTGTCGGTCGACAAGCTGGGCCGCGCCACGACGCCCAAGGGCGAGTACCTGTCCGCGCGCGTGGAGGAGAAGGGCCGCCCCGCGGCGGACATCCTCCAGGAGGCGCTGCACACGGCGGTGCACTCCATCAACTTCAAGAAGTCCATGCGCTGGGGTGACGTGGACCAGTCCTTCGCGCGCCCGGTGCAGTGGCTGGTGGCGCTGCTGGGCGGCGACGTGCTGCCTGTCATCTTCGGCGACGTGAAGAGCGGCCGCACCACGTACGGCCACCGCTTCCTCTCGGGCGGGCCCATCGAGCTGAAGGCGCCCGCGGACTACGAGGGGGCGCTGGAGAAGGCGCACGTGGTGGCGGACGTGGCGAAGCGCCGCGCGCAACTGGTGGAGAAGCTCGGCGCGGCGGCGAAGAAGGCCGGTGGTCAGCTGCTGGAGGACGCGTCGCTCGTGGACCAGGTGACGAACCTGGTGGAGCAGCCCAACCCCGTGGTGGGCAGCTTCGAGGCGCGCCACCTGGACCTGCCCCCCGAGGTGCTGGTGCAGGAGATGAAGAGCCACCAGCGCTACTTCTCGCTGGTGGACGCGGGCGGCAAGCTGCTGCCGAAGTTCATCGCCGTGTCCAACACGCCGGTGCGCGACGAGCAGCTCAGCCTGCGCGGCTACCAGCGCGTGCTGGCCTCGCGCCTCGCGGACGGCCGATTCTTCTTCGACGAGGACCGCAAGACGCCGCTGCAGGACCGCGTGGAGAAGCTGGGCCGCGTGGTGTGGCAGAACCAGCTCGGCACCTATCTGGAGAAGGTGGAGCGCTTCCGCTCGCTCGGCATGTGGCTGGCGCAGAACACCGGCAGGGCAGGGGAGTCGGCCACGATTGAGCGCGCCGCCACGCTGGCCAAGGCGGACCTCGTCACCGGCATGGTGGGTGAGTTCCCCGAGCTCCAGGGCGTCATGGGCCGCGAGTACGCGCGCGCCAGCGGCGAGCCGGAGGCGGTGGCGCAGGCCATCTACGAGCACTACCTGCCGCGCGGCGCCGAGGACGCGCTGCCCACGCAGGACGCGGGCGCGCTCATCGGCATCGCGGACCGGCTCGACTCGCTGACGGGCATCTTCGCCATCGGCAAGGCGCCCTCCGGCGCGGCGGACCCGTTCGCCCTGCGGCGCGCGTGCATCGCCATCATCCGGCTGGTGCTGGGCCGCGGCTACCGCTTCAGCCTCGCCGCCGCCGTGGACGAGGCGCTGCGGCTGCTCGCCCCGAAGCTCACCAACGTCAAGCGCAAGGCCGGCGAGCCCGCCCCGCGCGAGCAGGTGCTGGAGTTCTTCCGCGGCCGCCTCAAGGCGCTGTGGGCGGACCAGTACCGCACGGACGTGGTGGAGGCGGTGCTGGCCGCCGGCTTCGACGACCTCGTGGCCGCGCAGAAGCGGCTGGAGGCCCTGAGCCTCATCGTCGGCCGCGCGGACTTCCAGCCCCTGGCCGTGGCCTTCAAGCGCGTGGCCAACATCGTGGAGAAGCAGGGCAAGGACGTGAAGGGCGGGCAGATCAACCCGCAGAAGCTGGTGGACGAGCCGGAGCGCCACCTGCACACCGCCTTCACCCAGGCTCGCAACACGGTGACGGGGCTGGTGCAGGCGGACGACTTCGCCGGCGCCCTTCGCGAAATCACCGGCCTCAAGCCCGCCGTAGACACCTTCTTCGACAAGGTGATGGTGATGGCCGAGGACAAGGAATTGCGTGAGAACCGCATCCGGCTCCTCACGGAGATTGGCGCCCTGTTCAACCAGGTGGCCGACTTCTCGAAGATCCAGGCTGAGGCGTCCGCGGCGGCCTGA
- the glyQ gene encoding glycine--tRNA ligase subunit alpha produces MYFQDLILTLQKHWADQGCIIAQPYDLEVGAGTMAPTTFLRALGPEPWNVAYVQPSRRPADGRFGENPNRLFQHHQFQVILKPAPKNVQALYLESLRKIGIDPMEHDLRFVEDDWESPTLGAWGLGWEVWCDGQEVTQFTYFQQCGGFDCKPVAAELTYGLERLCTYLQSVENVFDLEWVKGVKYREVFHPNEVEMSKYALHESDPQMLFALFDAYEKECKRLIERQLPLPAYDYALKCSHAFNLLDARGAISVTERANFIKRVRDNARLCAEGYLQMRERLGYPLLKTPWTVGEQPPVLEGKPASDYWKTVQLNKPVEKKEKAEVARGA; encoded by the coding sequence ATGTATTTTCAAGACCTCATCCTGACGCTGCAGAAGCACTGGGCCGACCAGGGCTGCATCATCGCCCAGCCCTACGACCTCGAGGTCGGCGCGGGCACCATGGCCCCCACCACCTTCCTCCGCGCGCTCGGTCCGGAGCCCTGGAACGTGGCCTACGTGCAGCCCTCCCGGCGCCCCGCGGACGGTCGCTTCGGAGAGAACCCCAACCGCCTGTTCCAGCACCACCAGTTCCAGGTCATCCTCAAGCCCGCGCCCAAGAATGTGCAGGCACTGTACCTGGAGTCGCTGCGCAAGATTGGCATCGACCCGATGGAGCACGACCTGCGCTTCGTGGAGGACGACTGGGAGTCGCCCACGCTCGGCGCCTGGGGGCTGGGCTGGGAGGTCTGGTGTGACGGGCAGGAAGTCACCCAGTTCACCTACTTCCAGCAGTGCGGCGGCTTCGACTGCAAGCCCGTGGCGGCGGAGCTGACGTACGGCCTGGAGCGGCTCTGCACGTATCTGCAGAGCGTGGAGAACGTCTTCGACCTCGAGTGGGTCAAGGGCGTGAAGTACCGCGAGGTCTTCCACCCCAACGAGGTGGAGATGAGCAAGTACGCGCTCCACGAGTCGGACCCGCAGATGCTCTTCGCGCTGTTCGACGCGTACGAGAAGGAATGCAAGCGGCTCATCGAGCGTCAGTTGCCGCTGCCCGCGTATGACTACGCGCTGAAGTGCTCGCACGCCTTCAACCTGCTGGACGCGCGCGGCGCCATCTCCGTCACCGAGCGCGCCAACTTCATCAAGCGCGTGCGCGACAACGCGCGCCTGTGCGCGGAGGGCTACCTCCAGATGCGCGAGCGGCTGGGCTACCCGCTCTTGAAGACGCCGTGGACGGTGGGTGAGCAGCCCCCCGTGCTCGAGGGCAAGCCGGCGAGCGACTACTGGAAGACGGTGCAGCTCAACAAGCCCGTGGAGAAGAAGGAGAAGGCGGAGGTGGCCCGTGGCGCGTGA